A region of Paenibacillus thiaminolyticus DNA encodes the following proteins:
- a CDS encoding GNAT family N-acetyltransferase, translating to MKLRRVRAEEETVLRQLMQYYFYDFSAYNDADVLPNGRYGEYPDLERYWEPGSGHHPYFIETNDGLAGFALVSVEDNRGAPLHVMSEFFVMRKYRSHGIGSAAACSLFDAYPGRWIVTQIKRNVPAQSFWRKVIAGYTGNQYTEHEEPNKIVQSFTASSLSITEGADSSDST from the coding sequence ATGAAGCTGAGAAGAGTTCGGGCGGAAGAAGAAACCGTGCTTCGCCAACTCATGCAGTATTATTTTTATGATTTTTCCGCATATAATGATGCGGATGTGCTGCCGAACGGACGGTATGGAGAGTACCCGGATCTGGAACGGTATTGGGAGCCTGGCTCGGGTCACCATCCTTATTTCATCGAGACGAATGATGGATTGGCCGGATTCGCTCTCGTCAGCGTGGAGGATAACAGGGGCGCGCCACTCCATGTGATGAGCGAGTTTTTTGTGATGAGGAAGTACCGCAGCCACGGAATCGGGAGCGCCGCGGCGTGTTCCTTATTCGATGCTTATCCGGGGCGTTGGATCGTGACACAGATTAAAAGGAATGTTCCGGCCCAATCGTTCTGGCGAAAGGTAATTGCGGGCTATACGGGTAATCAATATACGGAGCACGAAGAGCCAAATAAGATAGTACAATCGTTTACAGCGTCGTCTCTATCGATCACGGAAGGAGCGGATTCGTCTGACTCTACATAG
- the arcC gene encoding carbamate kinase yields MLAALGGNAILQPKQEATYANQLANVQRSCTVLARLVERGHRLVITHGNGPQVGNLLRQQEEAQAVVPPLPLDVCTAQSQGFIGFMIQQLLRNELASGGSGRSVVSLITRVEVSPDDPAFGNPSKPIGSFYTEEEAKRLMSEKGWQLKPDANRGWRRVVPSPRPQAIVEADVVRQLLELNQIVIACGGGGIPVVRQKDGIYAGIEAVIDKDFSSCRLAREIQADVLLILTDVEHVYADYGRPDQRPLASLTPSSAVEYMEEGHFSQGSMRPKVEAAASFAAQGGTAIICSLDQADLALAGLAGTRFVPETAEAPSDSR; encoded by the coding sequence ATTCTCGCGGCATTGGGCGGCAATGCCATCCTGCAGCCGAAGCAGGAGGCCACCTACGCGAACCAACTGGCGAATGTGCAGCGCAGCTGCACCGTCTTGGCCCGACTGGTCGAGCGAGGGCATCGGCTCGTCATCACGCATGGCAATGGACCGCAGGTCGGCAATCTCCTGCGCCAGCAGGAAGAAGCGCAGGCGGTTGTGCCTCCGCTGCCTCTCGATGTATGCACGGCCCAAAGCCAAGGCTTCATCGGCTTCATGATTCAACAATTATTGCGCAATGAACTGGCAAGCGGCGGGAGCGGCCGATCGGTCGTCAGCTTGATTACGAGAGTGGAGGTGTCGCCTGACGATCCGGCCTTCGGCAATCCGAGCAAGCCGATCGGCAGCTTCTACACGGAGGAGGAAGCGAAGCGGCTTATGAGCGAGAAAGGCTGGCAGTTGAAGCCGGATGCGAACCGGGGCTGGCGGCGTGTCGTCCCGTCTCCGCGCCCTCAAGCGATTGTGGAAGCAGACGTCGTAAGGCAACTGCTCGAATTGAACCAGATTGTCATTGCTTGCGGCGGAGGAGGGATTCCCGTTGTGCGGCAGAAAGACGGCATCTATGCTGGGATAGAGGCCGTGATCGACAAAGATTTCAGCAGCTGCAGGCTCGCACGCGAGATTCAAGCCGATGTGCTGCTTATTCTGACTGACGTCGAGCACGTCTATGCCGACTATGGCCGTCCGGATCAGCGGCCCCTGGCCAGCCTGACCCCATCTTCTGCGGTTGAATACATGGAAGAGGGTCACTTCAGTCAGGGCAGTATGCGACCGAAGGTGGAGGCTGCGGCGTCCTTCGCCGCACAGGGAGGAACCGCGATTATTTGTTCGCTCGATCAGGCCGATCTCGCACTGGCCGGCCTGGCAGGCACGCGGTTCGTTCCGGAGACCGCCGAAGCGCCGAGTGATTCTCGATAG